In the genome of Triticum urartu cultivar G1812 unplaced genomic scaffold, Tu2.1 TuUngrouped_contig_4987, whole genome shotgun sequence, the window AGATTATCAGTGAACCGTGCCTGGCTCAGTGGCCTGCTGTTTGACAGCAACCAAATTAACTTGCAAAAACTCATTTTTATCCCACAGTAGTGGAGCACAATGTGGCCATGTGGGTCATAACAAAGCTCAATCGAGCATGGTGGCAGAGCAAATGGCACTGCGTACCAAACACAACATGATGCCGATCAGGGCGAAGGGCATAAGCCCAACGAGAATGGCTCCATGTGCCCAGATAGTATGAATTCTTTTTCCTATGGCAAAGAATGAAAATTCAGCTTGTAAAGGGTAGCATGTGCTCATGAATCAAGCCTATGTTGATAGTGGCACAAGGGAACTTGAAGCTGATATTTGGTTATGTGTCCTGAAAGACTGCAATGTAACGAAATATGCGATCGTATAAGCATGGGCTAGCAGTCTGCTAATTTGTGTTGCAAATCACCTGGCACGTAGAGCAGAAGTTGTTTGTGTTGGTGTTTCTACGTTGAACTCCTGTAAATGTCTACTGTCTTTGGTTTCAACAAATTAAGTGGGAGATTAATTCTCCATGCTGAAAACAGAAATCTGATGACGTCTCATACTAATGTCTTTGGTTTCAACTTTCAACAAATAAACAGTCCTCCatgctcaaaataaaaatatgATGCTCAAGCTCACTTATTTGTTAATAGGCTACCAGGAGATTATAATGATCTGGACGGTCTCATGGCGTAACTACCGTTACTAACATGAAAACCTGGATAAAATCATGGTGGTAACCTAAACCTTCTAGTTGCACATTTAAATTATTATTGGCATGTCCGCAGGTTATGGGAACTGAAGTCAAACAAGCTTTAAGTGAAATCAGAGTTATTGTGAACAGAAGTGGGTGATTTTAAGGTTACACTAATGTTGAAAACAAGGATACATCAGCACAAACAAAGAATAGCAAATGAGTCCATAGAATTACCTTTGTATTGTGGTCATCTCTCTCGATAATTTGCTGTAGCAATTGTTGATTTTGTGTTTGTATATCTTCATATGCTTGCCCAATACTCTGAAATGTCAAAAATAAGTATTTGTAGAATACTGATAATCTGTATTTTACAGAGATGTAGAGATGAAACAGACCTCAATCTCTGACAGGTACGCTTCACCTTCTTCATGCTTTGATTTCAATAATTCAGATAAACTACCAATATCTCTGTAATGCACAGAAAAGTTCACGAGTTAGCACCACTTTGACCAGTAAAAATAGATAATGTTTCCAGCTTCTGCCTACTTCAACACATGTGATGGCTTACCTTCTGGCACTCTCCATCTTCCCCCTTAATTCAGCAATCTGAGCTTCACCACTTGCTAGTCTCTGCTGAGACGTTGCTTCAGCTTCGATGGCTGCCTTAACACGCTGTTCTAGCCTACTATCATCAAGAGAAGATTTGAGGCTATGGGCACGAGCCCATTCACAGTATTCTCTATCTTTCGACTCCAGCACATCTCTGTCACAAAACAATAAGGTATGGACATCAGAATGGTAAAGTTTGTTATAGTAGAACTTATGAATTTGGTAGTAAACAATGTTTAAAAGCTCAACAGATTATTTCGGATGATCTGATCAATGGGCAATAGGAGAACAAGCAGAGTGGAACACAATAAATTGTAGAGGTAGTTTCATGAAAGGTTTCTGCTGTAATAAAACTACCTTGAATCAGTAGATTCGCGCTTATACATTTCCACAAAGAGCTTTAACTCGCAATTCGTTTGCCTTAGTTCACGAACCTACAAATCATGTGAATCCAGTGGCTTAAGAATTCATAAAAACAATATGAATGGAAATCAAAGAATCTAGCTAAAACAAGCCATTTCCTGATGCCTGCTAAGACAATGCAGCTAGTTAAATCAGCAATTTTTTAATTGAGTACCCTGGACCGTAGATCCCTTGCTTCAGGTCCAGCACGAGTGGATTTACATAATGATTCGTTGATGGCATGCTCCTGTAAAGCACAAAACGAATAGCTTAAACGTAATTGAAATAGTCACAAAACACTCATTAACTTCTTCAACAAGCTCATATCAAGAAATTTACATTTCTAGCCAGAATATCAGAAATGGAGCGAACTTCAGCTCGTAAAGAATGCAATTCTGAAGCATCATCCTTGTACTTAGATAGTTCAGTTTGCATAGCGCCCATTTCTTCTGGCAGTGATGACACCAGCGCTTTAAATTCTGATATGGTTTGGTTCCGACCTGAAAATAGTAAGTTTTTACTTATTTAGATTCCAATATGGCCAGAAGAGAATAACTCAACACTATTAGCAAAGTCAAACAAGAATCATCATACCAGGTTCTCTCGAAGATTCTTCAAGTTTCAGTGCAAGCATATTCTTTTCATCAACTACTTTCCGTAGATTCTGATCTAAAACTGCAAGGGTTGACTCACAATTGAGAGATACCCTATGAGGAATTCCAGACAGATCAACTTTTACATTAATTTCCCTTTCTTGCCATATCAATTTATCCTTATTAACCTGAAAAGGCAAGTAGAAGCCGAGTCAAACATAAAATAAATAGCTGAGGCTCTTTGATACATGAAAAGTAAATTATACGAGCAGTAACCACCTGTAATTTCTCTAATAGTGTCCGGCAGTGGTCCAACTCTGCTTGTGACTTCTGGAGTTGATCCTTCAGAACTTGGAAAGCTTTTGAAGAAGAAATGCTCTTCAAATCCGTCAAAATGTTCTGTCCATAAATTGCAAATGTAAGATATGCAAGAATATTTTATTGAACACATCTTCCTTTACTCTAAGATTGACTCCAAGGTGGAATCTCAAATAAGCCATGTCAACATCGAAATTGTAGCCAAAATGCTAACCTCAGATTCTTAAACAATTAAAAGGTGCTTTGATCAGACATCTTTTAGTTGAGAGGATGGAATTTCAAAACCATACATGTTATGCAAAAAAAACATCTATTTTTGAACGGCACATCTGTATGTCACCCTCTGGAGACTAGAAATAATCTAGGATTACTTTCGCTAATGTTGGTACTTGATAGGAAAGCAAACATCATCCAAAAAAGCTGCAGCGAAGCACGGGTGGAAAATACTATTATGAATCAACTCTGGAAAGACACTCAAAAAATGTAGAACAGCATTACTTCACTTGTATGGCACCTAAACAATCAGTGTGCAAACCTGAAAAGTAGCCAACTTGTTCAAAATTTCAATTCTCTCTTCATGAAGTCTCCTTATTTCCGCCAGGCGTTGTGAAATCAGACCCTGATCCAAACAATAGAGCAAGCAACAACTTTAGGGTAAGAGCAAACATAGGCAACACTGGAAGTTTAAAACAAGTATTTAATATTTTACCGTAAACTCCTTGTGAGAAGCCCCTAGATCCTGCAATTCCTTTTGTTTGTCTCTGACATTATCCTGAGGGAAGCTTTTATTTCCTAAAGTTGGAAATAAGATTGGAGTTCCATGTGTCGTGTCTCCCTGTGCTTTGAGAACTGCCAATTTGTGGTTGCTTTCTTCCAACTCAGCAGCAGCACTTGCCAACTCCACTTGAAAAGTTAACAAACATCTCAGTAAAGTTAACATGGTGATCCTTAATATTAGTTGCACACAGCATCATAGGCACATATATACTGTGCAAACATTGCCTAAATAGTTAAATCTCGTCTAATCAGTGGAAGGGACATTGTGTGGCTAGGTGATCCAGTAATCCACAAAAACAAGGATCACCGATATATTATTGTGCGTACTCCCTCTGGTTGGGTTTATAAGTCAGACATGGGTTTTTAGGTGTTCGATTTGACTAATAAAACATGTCTAATATGCCACAAAAATTATAAGTAAGAAACTTCATCTAACGACGAATCTAAATCGATATTTTATATAATACACATTTTGCTAGTTAAACTGAAGACCTAAAAACCCATGCCCGACTTATAAACCCAACCGGAGGGAGTAAGTACAGACAGGTTAGTGGAGGAGAAGAAACATTCCTACCTAGCCAGCATATCTCATCCTGGCCGAGTACAACATGCAGTGTTGTGAGGGAACCCCCGGCTTTGCCTCTCACACATATCCAGATCTGTTTTCCAGTTGCCTTTCTTGTCCCAATCCAGCACTGGCCTCTCTCCATTCCTCCTGATCTCTCTCCAACTCTCTTCAGTCTATTATCTATCCTCATCCTCTATCAACCTCGCTATTGTCAATGTCTGACCAGAGGTAGGAAGCAGTAGCAACTACGTGAGGCAAGAGCAGCAGATGGGCGAAGAAGGTTATGGTGGTTGCAACACACAGAGGGAAGGCAGTGGGAATGGATTTTGGGAGAGTAGACGGCTAGGCAATGGTAGATTTGGGGGAAAGGGTGATGTGGTGACATATCCAATGTGATTTAAGTGTCATGTGCATCCATGTATGTAAAGCATCtcatgtttaagcaagaagataCCCTCAACTACAAGGCGTGTGTCATGCATATCAGAAGGGTATATTGGCAGGTATCGAAGGTGTCAAAATAATATAGATATAGTAAGACACTAACAAACTGTCGTATGTATCCACGTATGTAAATCATCTCGTGTTTAAGCAAGATACCTTTAAGGCGTTTCTGTTCAGCTTTGCTTCGAGCATTTAAATATCTCTCTTCATGGTGCTTCTCTGTCAGCTGTCTGTGCTTCAAGTGGAGATCACCAAGTGCTCGTACAGCATCATTAAGCTCTAGTGATATCTCACTAGCAGTACTTTGCAGTTCCTTAATGCGCTCTGCAGTGAAGCAAAACAAGGAAATGTTACCAAAGGGGTAAGAAATTTGGCAGTCCTTCAGCTGTAATTAATAATAAATTATTACCAAGGAAATGTGAAGAACAAACCATCTTCGGGTAATGCAGTAAAGTGATCTAACGGTAACTTCTCGTTTGCATGCCATGAATCATTTGATGAGAACAAGATATTCTGCAGCACATCAGTAGTTGACGAGTGTACGTGGTTTTCCAAATGGCAACCAGAACTTTCTGTGGCACCTGTCTCAACGAGCCTGCTAAGGAAGTCCTTGTCTTTCCGGATGCATGCACCATCTGAATAGAAAGTTAGAAACTAAATCTGTAATTTTTGGGACATCCAAGTTTAGAATATTCCACAACAATCGACATAAATCAAATACGATGAAATGCTTCCATTACAAATTCCCCTCCCAAGAAAAACTTGCAAATCCTAAGAAGGAAGGGTTAGATGCATGTACTGCTTCCATTACAAATTTTTATGCATGAGGAAACAAATTATTATTAGCCGACAATCAAATTAATTCAGGCAAGAACAAAGACATACCCGTAGACTCGTTGCTAGGAACTGCACTGCAGGAAGAATTTTGGGATCCACTTTTGCAAACAGAGATAGCCTTCAAATCTCTCACAAGCTGTTCAAGTATAACATTTACAGTAAACAAAAGGAAGACTTGTAGTTTTTGCAGTTACAACAAGGTAAGGTTTTAGCTTACATGCTGCCATGACTTGTTAACAAGATCTTGGATCTCATGGTGAGACTTCTGTTTCTGTTTGAGATCATCAAATTTACCCTCGAGGGCATGGTACTCAGACTTATGGACTTCTAGCTGTTCTGAAAGCTTTTGGTTTCTGTATTTAATTACAGCAAAATCAAGCTGCCAACCAAGAACGAAGTTATAATTAACACTATATATAGAAAATAAGTAATGGAAATTACAGTGTAGAAAAGCCAAAAGAAGGAACATTCGAGATGAAAGCAGCATGGATTTCTTTGTTTAAATACAAGGAACAAAATCCAATTTATGATCATGGCTTGACAATACTGCTGTAATGAACAGTGCAAGAACAAAATCCAGAAGAGAGCAGTATGGCAAATAATacaagtgtatcaatgatgtatATCCGTTTCTACATCTATATGCACAGTGGCCTAAACATCATTCCAC includes:
- the LOC125528607 gene encoding E3 ubiquitin-protein ligase BRE1-like 1, whose translation is MVCSSHFLERIKELQSTASEISLELNDAVRALGDLHLKHRQLTEKHHEERYLNARSKAEQKRLKVELASAAAELEESNHKLAVLKAQGDTTHGTPILFPTLGNKSFPQDNVRDKQKELQDLGASHKEFTGLISQRLAEIRRLHEERIEILNKLATFQNILTDLKSISSSKAFQVLKDQLQKSQAELDHCRTLLEKLQVNKDKLIWQEREINVKVDLSGIPHRVSLNCESTLAVLDQNLRKVVDEKNMLALKLEESSREPGRNQTISEFKALVSSLPEEMGAMQTELSKYKDDASELHSLRAEVRSISDILARNEHAINESLCKSTRAGPEARDLRSRVRELRQTNCELKLFVEMYKRESTDSRDVLESKDREYCEWARAHSLKSSLDDSRLEQRVKAAIEAEATSQQRLASGEAQIAELRGKMESARRDIGSLSELLKSKHEEGEAYLSEIESIGQAYEDIQTQNQQLLQQIIERDDHNTKIFMEGVKVKQAQDTLHLELCNLNRNLRQAKGLMDLYKDKIAQLDDKLKVWSEQTARLSEDGRRHSVSSGNAQRKLADVLGEAQQLRQSMDQVQSNVGRSRLGVAGLLVELEKDRFSKRRTEDDLESLSRKASSLRAKTEGSSVLEKVHQEVNEYRGILKCGVCRDRQKEVVITKCYHLFCNDCIQKLLRNRQRRCPSCALSFGANDVKPIYI